One Salvelinus namaycush isolate Seneca chromosome 29, SaNama_1.0, whole genome shotgun sequence genomic region harbors:
- the LOC120024311 gene encoding CYFIP-related Rac1 interactor A isoform X1, with product MGNLLKVLTREIENYPHFFLDFENAQPTDCEREVWNQVNTVLQDSESILSGLQAYKGAGQEIRDAIQNPNDMLLQERAWNSVCPLVIRLKKFYGFSLRLEKALQGLLESLTCPPYTPTQHLEKEQALAKQFAEILHFTLRFDELKMRIPAIQNDFSYYRRTISRNRINNMNLDIESEVNNEMANRMSLFYAEATPMLKTLSTATTNFVTENKTLPLENTTDVLSTMASVCKVMLETPDYTSRFNSEDTLLFCMRVMVGVIILYDHVHPNGAFNKSSKIDMKGCIKVLKEQPADNVEGLLNALKFTTKHLNDESTPKNIRAMLQ from the exons ATGGGTAATCTTCTAAAAGTCCTTACAAGGGAAATAGAGAACTATCCACATTTTTTCCTGGACTTTGAAA ATGCGCAGCCTACAGACTGTGAGAGGGAGGTATGGAACCAGGTGAACACGGTGCTCCAGGACTCTGAGAGCATTCTCTCTGGCCTACAGGCCTACAAGGGAGCAGGACAGGAGATACGAGAT GCCATTCAGAACCCGAATGACATGCTCCTACAGGAGAGAGCCTGGAACTCAGTCTGCCCCTTAGTCATACGGCTCAAAAAGTTCTACGGCTTCTCCCTGAGACTAG AGAAGGCTCTCCAGGGCCTGCTGGAGTCCCTGACGTGTCccccctacaccccaacccagcacctggagaaggagcaggctctGGCCAAACAGTTTGCTGAGATCCTCCACTTCACCCTGCGCTTCGACGAACTCAAG ATGAGAATTCCTGCCATTCAGAATGACTTCAGTTATTACCGGAGGACAATCAGTCGAAACAGGATAAACAACATGAAT TTGGATATCGAGAGCGAGGTCAACAATGAGATGGCCAACAGAATGTCACTGTTCTACGCCGAGGCGACGCCCATGCTGAAGACCTTAAGCACAGCTACGACAAACTTCGTAACCGAG aataAGACATTACCCCTGGAGAACACCACTGACGTTCTCAGCACCATGGCCAGCGTCTGTAAAGTCATGCTGGAGACACC agacTACACGAGCAGGTTCAACAGTGAGGACACGCTGCTGTTCTGTATGAGAGTGATGGTTGGAGTCATCATCCTGTACGACCACGTCCATCCCAACGGAGCCTTCAACAAGTCCTCCAAGATCGAC ATGAAGGGATGCATAAAGGTCCTGAAAGAACAACCAGCAGATAATGTTGAAGGTCTCCTGAACGCCCTCAA GTTCACCACAAAACACCTGAATGACGAGTCCACTCCAAAAAACATCCGAGCGATGCTCCAGTAA
- the fbxo16 gene encoding F-box only protein 16 has product MSFAPRTSLTSAKMQTKMSAWTPLNHQLSNNNVFEERRNLLGKWFDKWSDGQRKAVLQDFFSRCSVGQLRFLRQNLTKRVPEENLDFTSVLPRVLSLYVFSFLDPRSLCRCAQVSWHWKGIVELDQQWMPKCLKLGWCINFAPTPFEHGVWKRHYIETVLELHIGKPKTLSQQEFIVPEVTSINSVTFDQSESFLREVQRERSGGGTTRGSGGSQLKGLPPWRGADRHPTDTVRFNYLENLDPIEHAHQAKVKSRGVFNTDNEKKKELSAFNYKLRKAKSLMFLSLDLTPGLGSGAGHQKQNRFRPQWATQSLEYPVTKATAKSLSRSSQWNAGIRPGPVRSAVPRLSQEGLRASMRTNRSTPS; this is encoded by the exons ATGTCCTTTGCACCGAGGACCTCACTAACCTCTGCCAAGATGCAGACCAAAATGAGTGCCTGGACACCTCTTAACCACCAGCTGTCTAATAACAAT GTGTTTGAAGAGCGAAGAAACCTGCTGGGAAAATGG TTTGACAAGTGGAGCGACGGCCAGAGGAAGGCGGTTCTACAGGACTTTTTCTCGCGGTGTTCAGTGGGCCAGCTGCGTTTCCTCCGTCAGAACCTGACCAAGAGGGTTCCAGAGGAGAACCTAGACTTCACCTCTGTCCTGCCcagagttctctctctctatgtcttctCTTTCCTCGACCCCAGGAGTCTTTGCAGGTGTGCACAG GTGAGTTGGCACTGGAAGGGTATAGTTGAGTTGGACCAGCAATGGATGCCCAAGTGTCTTAAACTGGGCTGGTGCATCAACTTTGCCCCCACACCATTTGAACATGGGGTCTGGAAGAGACACTACATAGAGACAGTACTGGAGCTTCACATCGGCAAACCTAAG ACTCTATCACAGCAGGAGTTCATTGTCCCTGAGGTGACGTCCATAAACAGTGTGACGTTTGACCAATCAGAGAGCTTCCTCAGAGAGGTCCAGCGAGAGAGGAGCGGTGGCGGCACCACGAGGGGGTCAGGAGGGTCCCAGCTGAAGGGGCTACCCCCGTGGAGGGGTGCAGACAGACACCCCACTGACACCGTGCGATTCAATTATCTGGAAAATCTGGACCCCATAGAGCACGCCCACCAAGC AAAAGTGAAGAGCAGAGGGGTCTTCAACACTGACAATGAAAAGAAGAAAGAGCTGTCTGCATTCAATTATAAACTGCGCAAGGCAAAGTCATTG ATGTTCCTGTCCTTGGACCTGACTCCAGGTTTGGGTTCTGGAGCAGGACACCAGAAGCAGAACCGGTTCCGCCCCCAATGGGCCACACAGAGCCTAGAGTACCCTGTCACCAAGGCAACAGCCAAGAGCCTGTCGCGGTCGAGCCAATGGAACGCTGGGATACGACCTGGTCCTGTGAGGTCAGCGGTGCCCAGGCTCAGTCAGGAAGGACTGAGGGCATCAATGAGGACAAACAGGAGTACTCCTAGTTAG
- the LOC120024311 gene encoding CYFIP-related Rac1 interactor A isoform X2, with protein sequence MLLQERAWNSVCPLVIRLKKFYGFSLRLEKALQGLLESLTCPPYTPTQHLEKEQALAKQFAEILHFTLRFDELKMRIPAIQNDFSYYRRTISRNRINNMNLDIESEVNNEMANRMSLFYAEATPMLKTLSTATTNFVTENKTLPLENTTDVLSTMASVCKVMLETPDYTSRFNSEDTLLFCMRVMVGVIILYDHVHPNGAFNKSSKIDMKGCIKVLKEQPADNVEGLLNALKFTTKHLNDESTPKNIRAMLQ encoded by the exons ATGCTCCTACAGGAGAGAGCCTGGAACTCAGTCTGCCCCTTAGTCATACGGCTCAAAAAGTTCTACGGCTTCTCCCTGAGACTAG AGAAGGCTCTCCAGGGCCTGCTGGAGTCCCTGACGTGTCccccctacaccccaacccagcacctggagaaggagcaggctctGGCCAAACAGTTTGCTGAGATCCTCCACTTCACCCTGCGCTTCGACGAACTCAAG ATGAGAATTCCTGCCATTCAGAATGACTTCAGTTATTACCGGAGGACAATCAGTCGAAACAGGATAAACAACATGAAT TTGGATATCGAGAGCGAGGTCAACAATGAGATGGCCAACAGAATGTCACTGTTCTACGCCGAGGCGACGCCCATGCTGAAGACCTTAAGCACAGCTACGACAAACTTCGTAACCGAG aataAGACATTACCCCTGGAGAACACCACTGACGTTCTCAGCACCATGGCCAGCGTCTGTAAAGTCATGCTGGAGACACC agacTACACGAGCAGGTTCAACAGTGAGGACACGCTGCTGTTCTGTATGAGAGTGATGGTTGGAGTCATCATCCTGTACGACCACGTCCATCCCAACGGAGCCTTCAACAAGTCCTCCAAGATCGAC ATGAAGGGATGCATAAAGGTCCTGAAAGAACAACCAGCAGATAATGTTGAAGGTCTCCTGAACGCCCTCAA GTTCACCACAAAACACCTGAATGACGAGTCCACTCCAAAAAACATCCGAGCGATGCTCCAGTAA